The Periplaneta americana isolate PAMFEO1 chromosome 10, P.americana_PAMFEO1_priV1, whole genome shotgun sequence genome includes a window with the following:
- the LOC138707381 gene encoding uncharacterized protein: protein MDEIKMDNSEIICVEVQENENGEIIYVEKIENEDYVVMDDDFCVVECEIATSGENPTFSDNSENSQSCSPNDPVEIIFLRNFDEDGDGNPIILKQEVDTSDRELVDEISESTISVSNNIKTYVKKHQSFVKLEPITNDKFMKFQNPPKRHSTTKTTAQSQKLNALLQVASGKVNQMSKPQPPRQEVKTTDKRLLTNPNIHIRRLNTFNQQRPKLWSHRVDRRNFDKDNLLSNITNITSRQEGVTKQIAIKQEENVPQYEVSSVEEPAVIRKKVKDLPFQCEMCDKSFRQASSLVIHLKVHAGKYTDNCVIS, encoded by the exons ATGGAC GAAATCAAGATGGATAACAGTGAAATTATATGCGTTGAAgttcaagaaaatgaaaatggtgagataatttacgtggaaaaaattgaaaatgaggACTACGTTGTAATGGATGACGACTTTTGTGTTGTGGAGTGTGAGATTGCAACTTCTGGAGAGAATCCCACATTTTCAGATAATAGCGAAAATTCACAGTCTTGTAGTCCAAATGATCcagttgaaataatatttttgcgaAATTTCGACGAAGATGGTGATGGAAATCCAATTATTTTAAAACAGGAAGTTGATACAAGTGATAGGGAGTTGGTCGATGAAATATCAGAAAGCACAATCTCTgttagtaataatataaaaacctATGTTAAAAAACATCAAAGCTTTGTAAAATTGGAACCAATTACAAAtgataaatttatgaaatttcaaaATCCGCCAAAGCGTCATTCTACTACTAAAACTACGGCCCAATCACAGAAACTTAATGCTCTTCTGCAAGTGGCAAGTGGTAAAGTAAATCAAATGTCCAAACCACAGCCTCCTCGGCAAGAAGTTAAAACTACAGACAAGAGGTTGCTGACTAATCCTAATATACATATAAGACGATTAAACACTTTTAATCAACAGAGACCAAAACTTTGGTCCCATCGTGTTGATAGAAGAAATTTCGATAAAGACAATCTGCTCAGCAACATTACAAACATAACATCTCGTCAGGAAGGGGTAACAAAGCAAATTGCCATCAAGCAAGAAGAGAATGTGCCACAATATGAAGTTAGTTCTGTGGAAGAACCTGCAGTAATAAGGAAAAAAGTGAAGGACTTGCCATTTCAGTGTGAAATGTGTGATAAATCTTTCAGGCAGGCAAGTAGTTTGGTGATACATCTGAAGGTCCATGCAGGAAAATATACAGACAATTGTGTTATAAGTTGA